One Bosea sp. 685 DNA segment encodes these proteins:
- a CDS encoding 2'-5' RNA ligase family protein, whose translation MMFGITLRTASDARPFWQLVDRASAFESSPSIRPLGYPPHITLTRYSKRPSHLLIGAGRAFQREAPLSLTFDRIGMFDTDPIVLWLAPRWDQRLIDLHAKAHEIVDPALCDPHYRPQQWTPHLSIAVSVATAQRSQALAFAAQPFEPFGITFDAIECVAWPPVRILGTFRL comes from the coding sequence ATGATGTTCGGCATCACTTTGCGCACGGCTTCAGATGCGCGCCCATTTTGGCAACTGGTCGATAGAGCTTCCGCATTCGAAAGCTCACCTTCGATCCGGCCGCTGGGCTACCCGCCGCATATCACGCTGACGCGCTATTCAAAGCGTCCGTCCCACCTGCTTATCGGAGCCGGGAGAGCGTTCCAGAGGGAGGCGCCGCTCTCGCTTACATTTGATCGCATCGGCATGTTTGACACCGATCCAATCGTTTTGTGGCTAGCGCCCAGATGGGATCAGCGCTTGATCGATCTGCATGCGAAAGCTCACGAGATCGTCGATCCCGCGCTATGCGACCCGCATTATCGACCGCAGCAATGGACACCCCACCTGTCTATCGCAGTGTCCGTTGCGACCGCTCAGCGGAGCCAGGCACTCGCATTTGCCGCGCAACCGTTTGAGCCCTTCGGCATCACCTTCGATGCCATTGAATGTGTCGCTTGGCCGCCCGTCCGCATCCTAGGCACGTTTCGCCTTTAG
- a CDS encoding RraA family protein, protein MTTSGLTKNPSAPQVDPAIIAVLRSIAVALLSDNLHRSCGSSGLLPYHSPAPLVGTAVTVRTRGGDNLAVLRAYDYCRPGDVMVIDAGGDPWNAVFGGIMSFGAQSLGLAGMIVDGAIRDVAEIRERTFPVYARSVSHRGPYKDGPGAINVPVTVGGMVVCPGDIVVGDQDGLCAFSPDIAETVIAKALAQHAKEEATMQEIREGRWDRSFVDHLEARCMN, encoded by the coding sequence ATGACAACCTCCGGCCTGACCAAGAACCCCTCCGCACCGCAGGTCGATCCCGCAATCATCGCTGTGCTGCGCAGCATCGCGGTTGCGTTGCTGAGCGACAATCTGCATCGCAGCTGCGGCAGCTCCGGGCTGCTGCCTTATCATTCGCCGGCCCCGCTTGTCGGGACCGCCGTGACGGTGCGCACCCGTGGCGGCGACAATCTGGCTGTCCTGCGAGCCTATGATTATTGCCGCCCCGGCGACGTCATGGTCATCGATGCGGGCGGGGATCCCTGGAATGCCGTCTTCGGCGGCATCATGTCGTTCGGCGCCCAGTCCCTGGGGCTCGCCGGCATGATCGTCGACGGCGCCATTCGCGACGTTGCCGAGATCCGCGAGCGGACGTTCCCGGTCTATGCGCGCAGCGTCAGCCATCGCGGCCCTTACAAGGATGGGCCGGGGGCGATCAACGTCCCGGTGACCGTCGGCGGCATGGTGGTCTGCCCCGGTGATATCGTCGTCGGGGACCAGGACGGGCTTTGCGCCTTTTCCCCGGATATTGCCGAGACGGTGATCGCAAAAGCGCTGGCTCAGCATGCCAAGGAAGAAGCGACGATGCAGGAGATCCGGGAGGGCCGCTGGGACCGCTCATTTGTCGATCACCTGGAAGCACGGTGCATGAACTGA
- a CDS encoding ABC transporter substrate-binding protein — protein sequence MSPASTLTKIWRTLLAGLGVCAATIAYAQDQAALEAAARAEGKLTLYTSSVDAETQDIVKSFEARYPFIKVEWLRFPSTTLFTRFSGETAAATYHADVLYSGSSQLYQLRPDLFVELTPEVVPNISKVIVPAKNTHYVVGEVLPHIVAYNTNTVSAKDIQQHLKSWKDLADPRWRGKIAMVDPKISTNMVSWLMLMRETYGEDWVKGFAANQFRVVTGGPSGAQQVAAGAFQMVVPSVINHSTDIRAQGAPIGLLSPDGPTHGLEMAMGLPMKAPHPNAARLYVNWKLGRDAALLLCKIGGVPNVPAPTEVPCPAMSARHVGSNDMITPEQQKDVLSAYGLKP from the coding sequence ATGTCCCCAGCCTCGACGCTCACGAAGATCTGGCGAACCCTGCTTGCGGGCCTGGGCGTCTGTGCAGCGACCATCGCCTATGCGCAGGACCAAGCCGCGCTTGAAGCGGCCGCCAGGGCGGAGGGGAAGCTGACGCTCTACACCTCCTCGGTGGATGCCGAGACGCAGGACATCGTCAAGAGCTTCGAAGCCCGCTACCCGTTCATCAAGGTGGAGTGGCTGCGCTTTCCCTCGACGACGCTGTTCACCCGCTTCTCCGGCGAGACGGCCGCCGCGACCTATCATGCGGACGTGCTCTATTCCGGCTCCTCGCAGCTTTACCAGCTGCGTCCGGACCTGTTCGTGGAACTGACCCCGGAGGTCGTGCCGAACATCTCCAAGGTCATCGTGCCGGCCAAGAACACGCATTATGTCGTGGGCGAAGTGCTGCCGCACATCGTCGCCTATAATACGAATACTGTTTCGGCCAAGGACATCCAGCAGCATCTGAAAAGCTGGAAAGATCTCGCCGACCCACGCTGGCGCGGCAAGATCGCGATGGTGGACCCCAAGATCTCGACCAACATGGTCTCCTGGCTCATGCTGATGCGCGAGACCTATGGCGAGGACTGGGTGAAAGGCTTTGCCGCCAACCAGTTCCGTGTCGTGACCGGTGGTCCGTCGGGCGCCCAGCAGGTCGCGGCCGGCGCCTTCCAGATGGTCGTTCCCAGCGTCATCAACCATTCCACCGATATCCGGGCGCAGGGCGCGCCCATCGGCCTTCTGAGCCCGGACGGGCCGACCCATGGGCTGGAAATGGCCATGGGACTGCCGATGAAGGCCCCCCATCCCAACGCCGCGCGGCTCTATGTCAACTGGAAGCTCGGCCGGGATGCGGCGCTGCTCCTTTGCAAGATCGGTGGTGTCCCCAACGTGCCCGCACCGACCGAAGTGCCATGCCCCGCCATGTCCGCGCGTCACGTTGGATCAAACGACATGATCACACCCGAGCAGCAGAAGGATGTCCTGTCTGCTTACGGGTTAAAACCCTGA
- a CDS encoding fumarylacetoacetate hydrolase family protein: protein MVRALTVGSVTAMHCSAPPHPDVADPLRSAGAALLGAIRAGGLLSHADIAAPATLDDAYAIQNAIVAGAGPVGGWKVAPLREGGEPRCSPLPHLLFAASPARFNAGFLATCRAEVEIAICLGADLVPRQEALSMAQVTAAIATIHPAIELLSSRFSEADTAPDLSRLADLQSCAGVVIGAGRTDWHEIALSDLSIEIALDTELRQASLPKPSLERTLAAIGWLAVHASKRGLHLKRGDIVMTGARLGPLALASIRKAIAHIEALGETTICVC from the coding sequence GTGGTTCGTGCGCTCACGGTCGGTTCGGTGACCGCGATGCACTGCTCCGCGCCTCCGCACCCCGACGTCGCCGACCCGCTTCGCTCAGCCGGAGCAGCCCTGCTCGGCGCGATCCGGGCCGGAGGCTTGCTCTCTCATGCGGACATCGCGGCGCCCGCGACGCTGGACGACGCCTATGCGATCCAGAATGCGATCGTTGCCGGGGCAGGGCCTGTCGGCGGCTGGAAGGTCGCGCCCTTGCGCGAGGGCGGCGAGCCGCGCTGCTCGCCGCTGCCGCACCTGCTCTTCGCAGCGAGCCCGGCGAGGTTCAATGCGGGTTTTCTGGCAACATGCCGGGCGGAAGTCGAAATCGCCATCTGCCTGGGAGCAGATCTCGTGCCGCGGCAGGAGGCGCTGTCGATGGCGCAGGTCACGGCCGCCATCGCCACGATCCATCCCGCGATCGAACTGCTTTCGAGCCGGTTTTCGGAAGCTGACACGGCCCCCGATCTCTCTCGCCTGGCTGATCTGCAGAGCTGTGCCGGCGTCGTCATCGGCGCGGGGCGCACGGATTGGCACGAGATCGCATTGTCGGATCTGTCGATCGAGATCGCTCTCGACACTGAGCTGCGGCAGGCGAGCCTGCCGAAGCCTTCGCTCGAACGAACGCTCGCCGCCATTGGATGGCTGGCGGTGCATGCCAGCAAGCGCGGGCTTCATCTCAAGCGCGGCGACATCGTCATGACCGGCGCCCGCCTCGGGCCGCTGGCGCTGGCCTCCATTCGCAAGGCCATCGCGCACATCGAAGCCCTGGGCGAAACCACGATTTGCGTCTGCTAG
- a CDS encoding iron ABC transporter permease, with amino-acid sequence MTHRPETALRKPAGLPVLLQPLTLATVLSFVALAVLIIYPLGRMFLSTLVPGGVPNMAALSSLLAQPWLLPVLGNTCLAVGVSTVFAVAIGAIFAWLNERTDANLGLFATLLPIIPLLLPSVALSIGWVFLAAPNVGLINGALARLFGTDAAQLNIYGWVGLIWVYTIHGVPYAYLVVSSAIRNLDPALEEASLISGAGLLRTLMRISLPAIGPALAGSCLLVVISGLGTYSIPAIIATTAEIDVLPTKIVHLLVKDYPPHLADAQLLGLIMLLVVMGFWLLQRRLSKAGKFVSVGGRAAGSAPLPLGRWRRPARTLMWLYILVASILPIAALLLVSVQPYWSPVIDPARFTLLHFEQVLFVNRVTFAAFRNSLMLAGTGATIAMAIAILTAIYAAFRGGVLGRIVDVVIKSPATIPNLVISLAFLTTFSGAPFFLSGTLTILLIAFIVMYIPPGSIAAASALTQVGADLREASYIAGAGEGRTIRRIVLPIALPGFAAGWTLVFVHMMGDLSASALLAGVQTPVIGFAILTIWETGSFGLLAAFSTIMCLLNAVVVGAMLWFVRSRSVR; translated from the coding sequence ATGACGCATCGTCCCGAGACGGCCCTGCGAAAGCCTGCCGGGCTGCCTGTGCTGCTTCAGCCGCTGACGCTTGCCACCGTCCTGAGCTTTGTGGCGCTGGCGGTTCTCATCATCTATCCGCTGGGGCGGATGTTCCTGTCGACGCTGGTCCCGGGCGGCGTTCCGAACATGGCTGCCCTCTCGTCCCTGCTGGCGCAGCCATGGTTGCTGCCCGTCCTGGGCAACACCTGTCTCGCCGTCGGCGTGAGCACCGTCTTCGCGGTGGCGATCGGCGCGATCTTCGCCTGGCTGAACGAGCGGACCGACGCCAATCTCGGCCTCTTCGCTACGCTCCTGCCGATCATTCCGCTGCTGCTGCCGAGCGTGGCGCTGAGCATCGGCTGGGTCTTCCTGGCTGCCCCCAATGTCGGGCTGATCAACGGCGCGCTCGCGCGCCTGTTCGGCACTGATGCGGCGCAGCTTAACATCTATGGCTGGGTCGGCCTGATCTGGGTCTACACCATTCATGGCGTACCCTATGCCTATCTCGTCGTGTCCTCGGCGATCCGGAACCTCGATCCGGCGCTTGAGGAAGCGTCCCTGATCAGCGGCGCCGGCTTGCTTCGCACCCTGATGCGTATTTCGCTTCCGGCGATCGGGCCGGCGCTGGCAGGGTCCTGCCTGCTCGTCGTCATCTCCGGCCTCGGCACCTATTCGATTCCGGCGATCATCGCGACCACCGCGGAAATCGACGTCCTGCCGACCAAGATCGTGCATCTCCTGGTCAAGGACTATCCCCCGCATCTGGCCGATGCGCAGCTGCTTGGCCTGATCATGCTTCTGGTCGTGATGGGCTTCTGGCTGTTGCAGCGCAGATTGTCGAAGGCCGGCAAATTCGTCTCCGTCGGCGGCCGCGCCGCGGGGTCCGCGCCGCTGCCGCTCGGGCGCTGGCGTCGCCCGGCGCGAACCCTGATGTGGCTTTACATCCTCGTCGCGTCGATATTGCCCATCGCCGCGCTGCTGCTGGTGTCGGTGCAGCCATACTGGTCTCCGGTCATCGACCCCGCCAGGTTCACGCTGCTGCATTTCGAGCAGGTCCTGTTCGTCAATCGCGTCACCTTCGCGGCGTTCCGCAACAGCCTGATGCTGGCGGGCACCGGTGCCACGATCGCCATGGCCATCGCAATCCTGACGGCGATCTACGCCGCGTTTCGCGGTGGCGTGCTGGGCCGCATCGTCGATGTCGTGATCAAGTCGCCGGCGACGATCCCCAACCTGGTGATCAGCCTGGCGTTTCTGACGACGTTCAGCGGTGCGCCGTTCTTCTTGTCGGGCACGCTGACGATCCTGCTGATCGCATTCATCGTGATGTATATTCCGCCCGGCTCCATCGCCGCCGCCTCGGCCCTGACGCAAGTGGGGGCGGATCTGCGCGAGGCGTCCTATATTGCCGGAGCCGGCGAAGGCCGCACCATCCGGCGCATCGTCCTGCCGATCGCTCTTCCCGGCTTTGCCGCCGGCTGGACGCTGGTGTTCGTTCACATGATGGGCGACCTGTCCGCCTCGGCCTTGCTCGCCGGCGTACAGACGCCCGTCATCGGCTTCGCCATCCTGACGATCTGGGAAACGGGCAGCTTCGGCCTGCTCGCGGCGTTCTCCACCATCATGTGCCTGCTGAATGCCGTGGTCGTCGGCGCGATGCTGTGGTTCGTGCGCTCACGGTCGGTTCGGTGA
- a CDS encoding ABC transporter ATP-binding protein, translating into MAPGNTTPRIVISNVTKRFRRAGGKVIVPVDDISLTVDENELVVLLGPSGCGKTTLLRCVAGLERPDEGEISIDGRIVFSASRGIFIPPDQRQISMIFQSYALWPHMTVAQNVGYPLEGRKLSSAAIAERVGQALEMVGVGGLEGQYPGRISGGQQQRVALARALVSNSSVVMFDEPLSNVDAQVRSQLRFELKRMQRQIGFSGLYVTHDQTEAMELGHRVAVLQSGRIAALDTPRRVYEEPPNHYVANFVGVSNFLPGTVRSADGGSIVVEAAEGLFRVASGTAAYPAGAPVMLVLRPEKITLLPAQPRDVSENTVKVRIEAQLFSGDHTEYVVTIGDKTLRVWSHDDSLRNLSEGDPAWITVSPAALRLVPAAGAQA; encoded by the coding sequence ATGGCACCAGGAAACACGACACCACGTATCGTCATCTCGAACGTCACCAAGCGTTTCCGCCGGGCAGGCGGCAAAGTGATCGTTCCCGTCGACGACATCAGCCTGACCGTGGACGAGAACGAACTCGTTGTCCTGCTCGGCCCCAGCGGTTGCGGCAAGACGACCCTGTTGCGCTGTGTCGCGGGATTGGAGAGGCCCGACGAAGGCGAGATCAGCATTGACGGGCGTATCGTCTTCTCCGCGTCCAGGGGCATCTTCATCCCGCCGGACCAGCGCCAGATCAGCATGATCTTCCAGTCCTATGCGCTGTGGCCGCACATGACCGTGGCGCAGAATGTCGGCTATCCCTTGGAAGGCCGCAAACTGTCGAGCGCGGCGATTGCCGAACGAGTCGGCCAGGCGCTGGAGATGGTCGGCGTCGGGGGGCTGGAGGGGCAGTATCCCGGCCGGATCAGCGGCGGCCAGCAGCAGCGCGTCGCGCTGGCGCGGGCGCTGGTGTCGAATTCGTCGGTCGTGATGTTCGACGAACCGCTGTCGAATGTGGATGCGCAGGTGCGCAGCCAGTTGCGCTTCGAGCTCAAGCGCATGCAGCGGCAGATCGGCTTCTCCGGCCTCTATGTCACGCATGACCAGACCGAAGCGATGGAGTTGGGGCATCGCGTCGCCGTGCTGCAATCGGGCCGGATCGCGGCACTCGACACACCACGGCGCGTCTATGAGGAGCCGCCTAACCACTACGTCGCCAATTTCGTCGGGGTGAGCAATTTCCTGCCGGGCACGGTGCGCTCGGCCGATGGCGGCAGCATCGTGGTCGAGGCTGCGGAAGGCCTGTTTCGGGTCGCGTCCGGCACGGCGGCCTATCCCGCCGGCGCGCCCGTCATGCTGGTGCTGCGCCCGGAAAAGATCACGCTCCTCCCGGCCCAGCCCCGGGACGTCAGCGAGAACACCGTCAAGGTGCGGATCGAAGCGCAGCTCTTCTCCGGCGACCACACCGAATATGTCGTCACAATCGGCGACAAGACCCTCCGGGTCTGGTCGCATGACGACAGCCTGCGCAACCTGTCCGAAGGCGATCCCGCCTGGATAACGGTCAGCCCCGCCGCGCTGCGCCTGGTTCCCGCCGCGGGAGCGCAGGCATGA
- a CDS encoding LysR substrate-binding domain-containing protein, with product MAYDIRRLTFFVNICERRSLTAAASLSSVTQPVLSYHIAELEKAVGEPLLYRRSDGVEPTEAGLVLLGHAKAILSAVNTAEIAMRERRDQPGGVVSVGLLASIAPLVAPRVLHECKTRFPQIQLRISEGTSLQMRAGVDDNLFDLAVNLRERGDKASRSLLFEDLYLFARRGLIDIRKETVTLAEALQHKLLLPPKGHVVRALLEDAARKAALTIRIEAEIEGLATLKSLVAESIGPAILGYGAIKVEYESGAFVAAKIVRPNVQREFILDEAVKKSYPKAVEEIKLIVIRAIQGLTK from the coding sequence ATGGCATACGACATCAGGCGGCTTACGTTTTTCGTCAATATCTGTGAAAGGCGGTCGCTGACGGCGGCGGCGAGCCTGTCGAGCGTCACGCAACCGGTGTTGAGCTATCACATCGCAGAGCTTGAGAAGGCCGTCGGCGAGCCGCTTTTGTACCGCCGGTCCGACGGCGTGGAGCCGACAGAGGCCGGGCTTGTGCTGCTCGGCCATGCGAAAGCCATTCTCAGTGCCGTCAACACGGCGGAAATCGCGATGCGCGAGCGCAGGGACCAGCCCGGCGGCGTCGTATCGGTCGGCCTTCTGGCGTCGATCGCGCCCCTGGTCGCGCCGCGCGTGCTCCACGAATGCAAGACGCGTTTCCCGCAAATCCAGCTGAGAATCTCGGAAGGGACCAGCCTCCAGATGCGCGCCGGCGTCGACGACAATCTGTTCGACCTGGCCGTCAATCTGCGCGAACGCGGAGACAAGGCCAGCCGCTCCTTGCTGTTTGAAGATCTCTATCTGTTCGCCCGAAGAGGCCTGATCGACATCAGGAAGGAGACGGTAACGCTGGCGGAGGCGCTTCAGCACAAACTGCTGCTTCCGCCCAAAGGGCATGTCGTGCGCGCATTACTGGAAGATGCGGCGCGTAAAGCTGCCCTGACCATCCGGATAGAGGCCGAAATCGAAGGGCTCGCCACGCTGAAATCGCTGGTCGCCGAGTCGATCGGCCCTGCCATTCTCGGCTACGGCGCCATCAAGGTCGAGTATGAATCCGGCGCATTCGTCGCAGCCAAGATCGTTCGCCCCAATGTTCAAAGAGAATTCATCCTCGATGAGGCCGTCAAGAAATCCTATCCGAAGGCTGTCGAAGAAATAAAGCTGATCGTCATTCGAGCCATTCAAGGACTGACCAAATGA
- a CDS encoding AraC family transcriptional regulator — MKAALKNYHARMQRVLDHIDRHLDGDLGLETLSGVAAFSKFHFHRQFMSTFGVSVHRYVQLARMKRASYRLAYRDAQSVTDIALDAGYDAPDAFARAFRQRFRQSPSSFRKSPDWEPWFAAFGPFDDARSKLMQTNFTTDDVMIRDVPPTPVAIMEHRGDPATLGATIQRFIAWRKAAGLHPSTSPTFNVWRSERRPASPADYSNDLCAGTDRPIEAHGEQIKAGEIPGGRCAVLRVVGNTHNLEPAALYLYRDWLPVSGEEARDFPIYCQRLSLFPEVPEHEAVAELFLPLK, encoded by the coding sequence ATGAAGGCGGCACTAAAAAACTACCATGCCCGGATGCAGCGGGTGCTGGACCACATAGACCGGCATCTGGACGGTGATCTCGGCCTGGAAACGCTGAGCGGCGTCGCGGCGTTCTCCAAATTTCATTTCCACCGGCAGTTCATGTCCACCTTCGGGGTGTCCGTGCATCGCTATGTCCAGCTTGCCCGTATGAAGCGCGCTTCGTACCGGCTGGCCTACAGGGACGCCCAAAGCGTCACGGACATAGCGCTGGATGCCGGTTACGATGCGCCCGATGCCTTCGCCCGCGCCTTTCGGCAACGGTTCCGCCAGTCGCCTTCGTCGTTCCGGAAGTCTCCCGACTGGGAACCGTGGTTTGCGGCCTTCGGGCCTTTCGACGATGCGAGGAGCAAGCTCATGCAGACGAATTTTACCACTGACGATGTGATGATCCGCGATGTGCCCCCAACCCCGGTGGCGATCATGGAGCATCGGGGCGATCCGGCGACGCTTGGCGCCACGATCCAGCGCTTCATCGCCTGGCGTAAGGCCGCTGGCCTGCACCCCAGTACGAGTCCGACCTTCAATGTCTGGCGTTCCGAGAGGCGGCCCGCTTCCCCGGCCGACTATAGCAACGACCTTTGTGCCGGGACCGACCGGCCGATCGAGGCGCATGGCGAGCAGATCAAAGCCGGCGAGATCCCCGGCGGACGCTGCGCGGTGCTGCGCGTCGTCGGCAACACCCATAATCTGGAGCCCGCCGCACTCTACCTTTATCGCGATTGGCTTCCGGTCAGCGGCGAGGAAGCCCGCGACTTCCCGATCTATTGCCAGCGGCTGAGCCTGTTCCCGGAGGTGCCAGAGCATGAGGCGGTCGCGGAGCTGTTTCTGCCGCTGAAATAG
- a CDS encoding LysR substrate-binding domain-containing protein, whose translation MRYSQLRSFHAVASAGGFNAAAAQFHISQPTLTAQVGLLEEEYGVELFVRRGRRRELSDAGRHLLAITTRLFAEEGEAQAFLEQSRELRTGRLSISAVGPFHVTEMLAAFNRAYPGIELAVKLGNSTAVLDDLFDYKSDVAILAYIDEDDRLLTIPYRRHPVAVFLRKDHRFARRKSIALAELEGEPMIIREHGSTTRRAFEEALLAAKTKPRTVMEIGSREAIREAVIRGLGISYVSVAEFVPDPDLRLIPISHSEIYTYAHVVVLKKRETSRIVGAFLDVVRQTREA comes from the coding sequence ATGCGTTATTCGCAACTTCGATCGTTCCATGCCGTCGCCAGCGCGGGCGGCTTCAACGCGGCCGCGGCGCAGTTTCACATCAGCCAGCCCACCCTGACCGCACAGGTCGGGCTGCTCGAGGAGGAGTATGGCGTCGAGCTGTTCGTCCGCAGGGGCCGGCGCCGCGAACTCAGCGATGCCGGCCGGCACTTGCTGGCGATCACGACGCGCCTGTTCGCCGAGGAAGGCGAGGCGCAGGCCTTCCTGGAGCAGTCGCGCGAATTGAGGACCGGCCGGCTGTCGATCAGCGCCGTCGGCCCGTTTCACGTCACCGAGATGCTGGCGGCCTTCAATCGCGCCTATCCCGGCATCGAACTCGCGGTCAAGCTCGGCAATTCGACCGCGGTGCTGGACGATCTGTTCGACTACAAATCCGACGTCGCGATCCTCGCCTATATCGACGAGGACGACCGTCTGCTCACCATCCCTTATCGCCGCCACCCGGTTGCGGTGTTCCTGCGCAAGGATCATCGCTTCGCGCGGCGCAAGAGCATCGCGCTCGCCGAGCTCGAGGGCGAGCCCATGATCATTCGCGAACACGGCTCGACGACACGGCGCGCTTTCGAGGAGGCGCTCCTGGCGGCGAAGACAAAACCGCGAACCGTGATGGAGATCGGCAGCCGCGAAGCCATTCGCGAAGCGGTCATCCGTGGGCTCGGCATCAGCTATGTGTCGGTGGCGGAGTTCGTGCCCGATCCCGATCTGCGACTGATCCCGATCTCTCATTCGGAGATTTATACCTATGCCCATGTCGTCGTGCTGAAGAAGCGTGAGACGAGCCGGATCGTCGGGGCCTTTCTGGACGTGGTCCGGCAGACGAGGGAGGCATAG
- the psrA gene encoding iron-containing alcohol dehydrogenase PsrA — translation MQWAYWNPVKIRFGAGLFDEVAGLIGKRRWALVTYDQPIFKALSERLAAVAGAPVATITNIETNPDCADLVESCRRFGAAEQRAEVIVALGGGSMIDAAKVLAASGGDFETVRRHLVDKVPLAAAGIVPIIAVPTTAGTGSEVTSWATVWDAANGGKYSLAHPGLYPETAVLDPALTLAAPRGLTLATGLDALSHALESIWNVNGNPVSANYAVEAAREILDTLPRLLDAPGDLELRVRQMRASLLAGLAFSNTKTALAHNISYDITLKAGTIHGIACSFSLPMVMRWAMGVQPQCDAALRRVFGPDLEAGAERLTAFLHDLGVKTEPSAYGVSPADWNRLVDKALEGERGRNFIGRHAAKAA, via the coding sequence ATGCAGTGGGCCTATTGGAATCCGGTCAAGATCCGTTTCGGTGCGGGGCTGTTCGACGAGGTCGCGGGCCTGATCGGCAAGCGGCGCTGGGCGCTCGTCACCTATGACCAGCCGATCTTCAAGGCGCTGTCGGAGCGTCTGGCGGCCGTCGCCGGCGCGCCGGTGGCGACGATCACGAACATCGAAACCAACCCCGACTGCGCCGATCTCGTCGAATCCTGCCGCCGGTTCGGCGCGGCCGAGCAGCGGGCCGAGGTCATCGTCGCGCTTGGCGGCGGCTCCATGATCGACGCCGCCAAGGTGCTCGCGGCCAGCGGCGGCGATTTCGAGACCGTGCGCCGCCATCTCGTCGACAAGGTTCCGCTCGCCGCGGCCGGGATCGTGCCGATCATCGCCGTGCCGACGACGGCCGGGACCGGGAGCGAGGTCACCTCCTGGGCGACGGTCTGGGACGCCGCCAATGGCGGTAAATACTCGCTGGCCCATCCCGGGCTTTATCCGGAAACGGCAGTGCTCGACCCCGCCTTGACGCTCGCGGCGCCGCGCGGCCTGACCCTGGCGACAGGCCTCGACGCGCTCTCCCATGCCCTGGAAAGCATCTGGAACGTCAACGGTAACCCCGTCTCGGCCAATTATGCCGTGGAGGCGGCGCGCGAGATCCTCGATACGCTGCCGCGCCTGCTCGACGCGCCCGGCGATCTCGAGCTCAGGGTTCGCCAGATGCGGGCCAGCCTGCTGGCGGGCCTGGCTTTCTCCAACACCAAGACCGCGCTCGCCCACAACATCTCCTACGACATCACGCTGAAGGCCGGCACGATCCACGGCATCGCCTGCTCCTTCTCGCTGCCGATGGTGATGCGCTGGGCGATGGGCGTGCAGCCGCAATGCGACGCGGCCCTGCGCAGGGTCTTCGGCCCCGACCTCGAGGCTGGCGCCGAGCGCCTGACCGCCTTCCTGCACGATCTCGGCGTGAAGACAGAGCCCTCCGCCTACGGGGTCTCGCCGGCCGACTGGAATCGCCTCGTCGACAAGGCGCTGGAAGGCGAGCGCGGCCGCAACTTCATCGGGAGGCACGCCGCCAAAGCCGCCTGA
- the phnD gene encoding phosphonate ABC transporter substrate-binding protein, whose translation MTGSLAAAGALLAMPNLGKAQTKLIRVGLIPSEDSRAMLESSRQLLDALEKNLGIKVQGFVASDYNGVIEAMRSGHVEVAYLGPFSYVLGTTVAAIEAFATAETAKSGRTFYHSQIITRKDSGIKEVKDLKGRSFAFVDPSSTSGHLFPKAGLMKLGFDPEKDFGRVLFTGSHDANALAVTNKRVDAATIADRILDAAVQKKLVDAADIHVVWRSDPIPESPTCWRKNLPDDLKQQIKTAFLNIRDITWADQGKLNRFVETNDQAYDIIRDTAKVLKLDLVKMK comes from the coding sequence TTGACGGGGTCGCTCGCGGCCGCAGGCGCCCTGCTGGCGATGCCCAATCTCGGCAAGGCGCAGACCAAGCTCATCCGCGTCGGCCTGATTCCGTCGGAAGATTCGCGCGCCATGCTGGAATCGAGCCGGCAGCTGCTGGATGCGCTTGAAAAGAATCTCGGCATCAAGGTCCAGGGCTTCGTCGCCTCCGATTACAACGGCGTCATCGAGGCGATGCGCTCGGGCCATGTCGAAGTCGCCTATCTCGGCCCCTTCTCCTATGTGCTGGGCACCACGGTCGCGGCCATCGAGGCCTTCGCGACCGCCGAAACCGCCAAATCGGGCCGGACCTTCTACCACAGCCAGATCATCACCAGGAAAGACAGCGGCATCAAGGAGGTGAAGGACCTGAAGGGGCGCAGCTTCGCCTTTGTCGACCCGTCCTCGACCTCCGGCCATCTCTTTCCCAAGGCGGGGCTGATGAAGCTGGGCTTCGATCCGGAGAAGGATTTCGGCCGGGTCCTGTTCACCGGTTCGCACGACGCCAATGCGCTCGCCGTCACCAATAAGCGCGTCGACGCCGCCACGATCGCCGACCGGATCCTCGACGCCGCGGTCCAGAAAAAACTGGTCGATGCCGCCGACATCCACGTCGTCTGGCGTTCGGACCCGATTCCGGAATCGCCGACCTGCTGGCGCAAGAACCTGCCCGACGACCTCAAGCAGCAGATCAAGACCGCCTTCCTGAACATCCGGGACATCACCTGGGCCGATCAGGGCAAGCTCAACCGCTTCGTCGAGACCAATGATCAGGCCTACGACATCATTCGCGACACCGCGAAGGTGCTGAAGCTCGATCTGGTCAAGATGAAGTAG